TGAAGATGTCATCAAAAGCCACCACatagtttttgcaaggctttatgaggaggtttttggcagtgacttCCCACTTAAACCAAAACCCTTTCGAACAAGCCTCATTATTACAGGAACCTTGTGTGGACGGTTGTTAATCAGACAAAGTCTTGGCAAAACTCAAGTTTTGGAAAGATATTGAATTTCTGTACCTGGTTAATTTACTTGAAGAAATTTTGCCACTAGTCTTTTTTCAATATGACAGCATCTTTTGCTCTGGTAATCTGGAACTGTACATAAATGTTATGATTTGCCTAGCCATCATTTTCATTATCTGGGAGCAACATCATTATgacagatctactttatccatgTTAAGTGACCTGTGTCACCAAAAGATCAACTTTCCTGCCTACTATAACTTTAAAGAGCAATGGCTATcaataataacagaaaagaaGGTAGAAATCTGGCATTCATTGTTAcgaaatcacatttcaacacattacAGTGGTGATGAGATACATGACACAGCAATTTCTCTGGCTGCTTCGGACACTGCTAGGAAATTTCATTCTTCCTTTGTGAGGCCATACACCAGAGgtcaatctgaaaaaaacatgaaacttgtgGCAGGTACATGTAATGTATTTCACAACTGCAAGGGACAACCACATCTAGctttattattaacttttcaaaagaaaagtaataaattttttaaaaacaaattatcaactacaactttcttcattcttaattccaataaaatttattccaGAAAAGACATTGTAACTAAGTTGGAGCAAAACCAATCAcctattagagcggttttcaattgagtgtcgaaagtgattagataattactttggttatcattacttcactcagtgattggttcaaatttctcgcgctaagttttccaaccaatcagaagtgaaaccaaaaccaatcgtggcttgcgcgtgcacattttcctgcgctttgtgtcggctacgtgtaattacttcgagtttcgATTGgttttactggattgtctccttcctttttgattggccaaagtaattactttggttttggttttacgacactcaattgaaactcgctctaaccgAAGTTTAAACTTTACCTCAAGAATGACATTGACAGTTTTAGATCTTAATGCagacagtgaaaattgtttcctCATTGTTTTTACCATAACATTATTTAGCATATTTAATGCTGTTTAATATTATACCAGTAGTGTTGActtttgaaaaccaattttgcAGATATTAAGGGAGCTTCATTTCAAAATCCCCATAGCCTTACTCTCTCCTTGTAGCTCTTGACCAATGATTTTAGTAGATACATGAAACAATTACATGCAGATATTTTACAGTGTAGGAACTGCAAAGTTCTTttttacccctcccccccccccaaaaaaaaaagacatgaagATACAGGTTGCTGTCATTCtagaccatggccacaaatttatgctgaaaaaaaacttgcatgGCCAAAGACATGTATTGTCTTAACTTGTCTCTTTTAATGTCAACTTCTAAATAACTTACACAGGCAAAGTTGCTGAGGtgcttttgaaattattccaGGGGGTGGCAACTGTGCTGTAACTCAAGACACTGATCAATTTGTGAGACTAGCTTGCTGCCACACTTTTCACCAAGAATGTTACTTTTGAAATAAGTCTTAACTGTCCAATCTGTACTAAGCCTCTGTTAAAGAAAGTAGCTGTGCTGGCTGATGCTTTTAATGAGAGCCTACTAACACCTACTAAATCATTGTCATCAACTATCAATACAGAATCACCCAACTTAACCTCTGAAGAACCTGACACAGAATTAACTCCTAACAATTCAAGACAACTTATTTTCTATGAATCGGATGAATGGGAAAAGTTTGTAGATCATGTTTTAGCTAATGCCACAACCTTCAAGTCTAAGAacacaaggacaaaaacaagaatgTCAACAGCAATATCCACAACAGCCATATTATGCCAAGATCAAGAAGTCCATCACCCAGTACAACAAGTAAATCAAAACATCAACATAACATCAGTGAACATTGCAGgcagcaaatttcttttttttccatagtcTGTTTAACAGGCTACAATGAATGGCAGGAGGAGGTCAAACGCCTGCACTTTTATTGCATTATACTTGGCAAAAAGTTATAATGCCAACATAGGACACCTACCAGCCCTAACACAAATTTCGCCTGTGTGGGCGCTGTTGTGATGTCTTGCATCATTCAGGGAAATGCCACACGACACTTAAACTGGGGGTGGAGCAATTAATTTTGCTGTAGATGAGGCAGTCCACCAACTTAGACAAAgcttggaacaaattcaaattgaagattcgtttgacattacattattttcagCAGCATTTTACCTTCAACGTTTAACTCAGGAAGCTAATCTGTCTGCAATTCTTATTATTACCCATATGACAGTTTGTTTTGTTGCACATGGtgcaaacatcatcatcatttatttgcctttatgtgtataacatattttaaaaaagcatacagcaggttgttaggcgaggagacctcaggaaaccaccaggcttataGGAGAAGAATTTGTGATGTTCGACAGCCACTTGCATGGTAATTTTGGAGCTCTTATTACCAGCACAACTGTTGAAAACATCGGGAATTTCTTGAAGGCAGTGAAAGAGATGATAAGCCCAAACTACAACATGTGCTCCTTAACATTCGTTAAGTTCGCTTAATTTTCAGTAAGCTTAAGTTTATTTAAAACATAGGCTTATTTAAtgaaatcagaagtgaaattaaTAACTATTGTCGACAGATTTAGTTTGTCCTTAATACAGAACTTAATTCTTAGCGAAAAAATGTGAgcttatttgatgtaaaaagtTAGAAGAAGCCTTCATCAGTCAAGAAAGAGAACCATGAAATGTACGAGGTCATCGAAAAGAGCAACCAAACAAGGTTGTATTTTGCAGAACGAGCCAGAACCTAAAATTGTATGGTTAGTTTtcgatgaaaaatgcaagaatttATTTAAGCATGTGTTTAGTATAAACGTATTAAATAAGATAAACTTAAGGTTAGATTTTTCAGCCACCACGATTTGCATCAACTGCGCGCCGCGTTattaatcaacaaaattaatgccaaaAACAGTCGGGGAATATTAACACAAATACATATTTAAGCATACTTACAATTCATGTCATaagttcctcttcttcctccctATCATCGCCGATGAACTTCattgaagtaaaaagaaaatttcgcttttaaCTCACAAGAAAAATCAGCCGTCCTCACAGCCACATGCAGGGTTTTTCGAACGATGCGATCCTTAAATGCGATCCCCGCgcaatttctcgcgcatgctcagacgtttgaccgcggtgTTGCTGTGGACGACAGACGCTTGTAAACAAAGAGAAAACTCGAATGAAGTGTACAAAAAATGTCCCTTCACGAGTTGCAAGAACTCTTGTTTCTAGGCCACGATCACAGCGCAATAGATGATGAAGAACTTCTCTTACCTTATGAAGAATTTTTGCCTAAAAATCCAGACTTCTCGTACGAGAATTATGATAGGCTGGACCTTGACGACATGAATGATTCTGAATGTTTGGCCGAGTTTAGAGTTAAGAAGAGAGACCTACAAATTCTTGCTGAGGCACTTCAAATACCAGACAGCTTCACATGCTACCAACGAAGTGTTGTAAGCGGTATGGAAGGCCTCTGTATCCTTCTAAGAAGACTGGCCTACCCTTGTAGGTACAGTGATATTATAACGAGATTCGGTTTACCTGTTCCAGTGCTCAGCATGGTTTGCAACGATGTCCTTGACTTTGTTTATGATACACATGGTCATAGAATTACTCAATGGAATCCCACTGTTCTAAGCCCTGATTATCTACAAATTTACAGTGATGCTGTGGCTGCGAAGGGGGCAGCTTTACATGACTGTTTTGGTTTCATAGATGGCACAGTTCGCCCCATATGTAGACCAGGAGAACAGCAGAGGATACTCTACAATAGACATAAAAGGTTGCATAGCCTTAA
The genomic region above belongs to Montipora capricornis isolate CH-2021 chromosome 8, ASM3666992v2, whole genome shotgun sequence and contains:
- the LOC138014062 gene encoding uncharacterized protein, which gives rise to MSLHELQELLFLGHDHSAIDDEELLLPYEEFLPKNPDFSYENYDRLDLDDMNDSECLAEFRVKKRDLQILAEALQIPDSFTCYQRSVVSGMEGLCILLRRLAYPCRYSDIITRFGLPVPVLSMVCNDVLDFVYDTHGHRITQWNPTVLSPDYLQIYSDAVAAKGAALHDCFGFIDGTVRPICRPGEQQRILYNRHKRLHSLKFQAVVLPNGLIGNLFRPVEGRRHDAGMLADSRLLDQLQLFAHSPLGNPFCLYGDPAYPLRIHLQAPFRDRALTPLMVDFNKSMSTVRESVEWLFNDIATYFKFIDFKKNLKIGLSSVGKMYVVGALLRGALGCLDGNQTSTFFDYSKSTFFERYMTVIS